A genomic stretch from Panthera uncia isolate 11264 chromosome E3, Puncia_PCG_1.0, whole genome shotgun sequence includes:
- the NUPR2 gene encoding nuclear protein 2, producing the protein MGDDEMGPAFLNAGARVRQPPAEAWPPVSSEDELYDCLDYYYLRDFPACGAGRSKGRTRRERELRTNWPVPGGHERKIAQKLLNGQRKRRQRQLQPRARTRLA; encoded by the coding sequence ATGGGGGACGACGAGATGGGCCCGGCGTTTCTCAACGCCGGGGCTCGGGTCCGGCAGCCTCCAGCCGAGGCGTGGCCGCCCGTGAGCTCCGAGGACGAGCTCTACGATTGCCTGGATTATTACTACCTGCGCGACTTCCCGGCCTGCGGGGCCGGGCGCAGCAAGGGCCGGACGCGGCGCGAGCGGGAACTGCGCACCAACTGGCCAGTGCCCGGAGGCCACGAGCGCAAGATCGCGCAGAAGCTCCTCAACGGTCAGCGCAAGCGTCGCCAGCGCCAGCTGCAGCCCCGGGCGCGCACTCGCCTCGCCTGA